The window TTACATAGATGACGCCACTAATGTAATCCTAGTTTAACTAGGTATCTCTTGGTGGTGATATGATTAGATGAAACGTACAATTGAGATCTGATATCACAAAAGAATAGGTTAGCTGTACTTCAGGAGGAGGTCCCGAGAATATGATATGATGGTCAAGTTTAGTTAAGTTAGCAGTGATTAGAGTttgtttactatatatatatatatatatatatatatatatatatatatatatatatatatatatatagagagagagagagagagtagtgaaaGTCAATATCTTTTACCGATGATGGTATGTTGGTCTTTATATTGTGAGAGTACACGTTTGTCTTTTATCGTGATTTATGATGTCAAATCCGTACTAGGAAAATGGTGGAACATTATTGTTTGTTGTTGGTTGCTTGTCTCTTCAGGTAGATTTGTCTTATCGTGCAGAGATCGTGGTTCGCCAGGGTTTCTAATATAGTTATGGGTGCTTAGAGTGTATCCTTGTTTTGTCTAATAGGGTTTGTTTGTTTAACTCAGGGATGGGCATTTGGGTCGGATTGGACCGGTTTGACAGAATTTGGTGGACCATGGACCGGACCTGTTGAGGATTACTGGTCGAGGTCCAGGTCTGCGTTTCTCGGTTCTTGTACCCATTAGACCGATACAACTTTGGGTGCATATGGTACAACTCGTTGAAGCCATACTAAAGTTAGTTTATCTATTACTTTAAACAAATATACGTTGGACCGGACCTGGACCAGGACCAGACTTACCTGATTTTGTACTTAGACCTATTTTGCATGATTCAAAGAACCGAGAACCAGGCCTACTCTAAAAAACTGATACAGGTCTAAGTCTGGTTTCTGGTCCGGTCTGGTTTAGAGATCAAAATGCTCACATCTAGTGTAACTTATGTAGGTATGAAATGAGCAAAATAAGTGATGCTCGGTTCTATCAATAGATCGAATTGAGGTATTGTGTAGAACGTCTCATTTGGGGCTAAGTTGGTATAGTTAGGTTTAGTCGTGCAACTATGTGTTTGCATCATTTTTCTTGTTTGGCTTGATTGAACGGGTTATGCCGGTTGGTCAACCACTACATTGGTGATATGGTTGCATAAACCGGATCACAATGTCGTAGATGGTACACATCCttatcaaataaaaaatattgtcatGTTTTGTTTACGTAAATAGGGTGTCATTTAATCAATGTTTGTTAACTACTTAAATAATAAGTCGGTACATGGCTATAAATAGTCATCATACTATAAATACATTGCCTTTAAATATCACCGTCTAATAATGGTTCTAGACGCCAAATAATGTACTTATTAACTGCATCAAATAATTACCTTGAAAATCCAAtgtcttttttagttttttatatatTCATTGATAAAACGATATAGGAATGTTATACATTTCACATCAATATAAAAAAAAGATTGATAATGATAACTCATTATTCCCTATCAAATTCTTCAGTCAAAAGGGAGAAGAGGTTCACGATTTCCTTTTCTTGTTTTGCACGGACAGTAGTAGATACACAAACATACCTGCAACATTTGTTTTATTCAGAGGCAGAAACAGAAAGATTCGGTGTTGGATCTTGCCGATGAATCGCCAATCTCATTTCTGAAGCATTCACGAGCTCTCCATTGTAGATACGCTTCTCAGTTCTCTGAACCAAAAAAGCCCACATCTTTCACTTAGGTTCGCGTTTTCTTCACTCGGCGTTTGACTAATCTGCGTGTGTATATgcgtttgtttgtttgtttccatGTTTTTTGAACTTAAAATTCAGGGAATTCAACTGGGTATTTGTCATTTCGAACGAAGGCTGCAAAAAGGTCAATTTTTCACTAGTTTATCCATTTCTTCTCAGTTTGTAACTCAATCTGTGTGTTCCAAGACTTGAACTCGCGCAATTGTACTGGGTTTATGTGCTTTTGAACCGATGAAACATTGACGTGTTGATTGATGATTTCTGGCTAACCGGAGCTCCGATTTAGGTACGGACTTTTCCTAATTAGCTACGAGTAGAATACCCTGAAATCTGAGTATGATAATGTAGAATTGAGCGTCTGATATTTGTATAAAACAGAAATAGAGACATAAAATGTTCAAGTCGGCGAGATGGAAAAGCGAAAAGAACAAGATAAAAGGTGTATTCAAGTTGCAGTTTCATGCAACACAGGTACTGTATTTCTCAATTAAATAAGAACCATAATGTGTTTGATAATTTCATGCATGATGTCTGTATCTCATATTGAAAAGATTTGCCACTGTTTCTTAAAGTGACCCAGAAAGAAACATTCAATGTTGGcctataaaatcaaattttagaaatttgcttcatcattttccattttattcaCATATATGGAAAGGAAGTCAAAAGTAGATGAGAATCTGTAAGATTTAATGGTATCTTCTTGCATTTTGGGGGTGATTAATTCATTATAGTTTCGCGATAAAAACcacgataatttttttttttttaaataattgtaCTTGAGGCCATGACGTATGCCCTCAACGCGATAAAAAACCgttaaaaaaaaaagttcgaGTCGGTTCATTAATAGCAATGATCTAAGACCGGTCAAGGGTTCGAGTCTCAGTAGCTGCAGTGTGAGAATTTCAATTCCAATGTGGATTGTGCTTCTTGTAACACTAAGTTCTCAAATCAGTAGTGGGCCACTGTGTACCTGATATACATCTCACATCGCAGAGCAGGGTGGTGTGGGCCAGCTCGGGAGTTGAAAAATAACCCTTTTgtagaaataaaatatttatacatTTTCTTCTTGCTGCATACACAGTTGACACAATTAGAAGGAGATTCGTTGATGATATCCGTGGTTCCTACTGATGTTGGAAAAGCAACCTCAAGATTAGAGAAATCAAAAGTTCAAGATGGAAACTGTTATTGGGAAAAACCACTTTATGAAACGGTTAAATTCTCTCATGATCAAAAAACCGGAAAGATTCACGAGAAAATCTATTACTTTATTGTGGCAAAGGTACAAATTGATTTAAATTTATGCAAAGCATATTTCTATATGTTTCCAAATCAAGAAAGAtaaataaaaagtaaatttttttttCGTGGGGTTTTGACAATTTGTAGGATTCTTCAAGATTTGGTGGTGTTGGAGAGGTTTCGATTGATTTTGCAAGTTATGTTGAAGCCACGAAGCTTTTTTCTTTATCTCTTCCTTTAAAAAGTGCAAATTTTGCAGCTATTTTGCATGTTAGTCTCTTTTTATCTTGTGTGCAATTTTTGTTTAAGTGGATTCGTTTGTTCAAGTTTTAAAAGTTGTATATTTTTTTCTTCCAAAAATAGGTATCAGTTCAAAGGGTGCAGGGATCTTTCGATAGGTAAAATGGATTTTGAAACGATTAAGTTTCCTATTTATTTAACTTCTTTAAAGATTATATTTACACTTCTACAATTTACAGGGAAATTGATAGAAGTGAGAGTGCAAAAAACCATGATCAAAGCTTGATGAGACACTTTAGCAATGGTAGTTTTGAAGGAAACATTAGAAGTAATCCTACTGAAGTAAGTTCTCATTTCACCTACCTAAATTcaggaaatagcaacatactttcatttatttgtgtattatagcatcctacttttgtttcattgtattacaacattgtactttgaattttctttttcttgttaaagcattttactttgaaaatctACCGAATTTGTAGCATTGGATAATTaagacattatattttaaaaatttaCAGGATCAAATGGTATCCAATGAATCAGATATCAATTTTTCAAGATCCAGTAGCAATTCCACACTCAATACCCCACAAAAAAAGGAACCTAAAAAGATAAAACAGACTCGTGAATCATCAATAAAAGAAGATAAATCATTGCAATGGGATTGGTTAAATGGTTCTAATCCCAAATTAAGTACAGATGATTCTTCAACAAGTACATTAGGAGAAACTTCAGAAGAAAGTTCTTCAGATGTCATCATTCAAAAGCTCAAGGCTGAAGTTGTAGCTTTGACTAGACAAAATGATGTTTCTGAGCTAGAATTACAAACACTTCGTAAACAAATCATGAAGGAAATCAAAAAAGGCAATGAGCTTTCACGGGAAGTAGCTCAACTTAAAGAAGAAAGAAATGTCTATCAGAATCGCACAgaagaagtcaaagtcaaagtcaaagatgATCCGTGGGCCCTTCTTGATGAACTACAGAAAGAATTAAACCATGAGAAAGAACTAACCTCCAATCTTCAATTACAACTTGAGAAAAAACAAGAATCGAGCACTGACATGGTTCTTCCTTtagaaaagtcaaagtcaaagtcaaaatctgagacagatgatgaagatgatgatgaggagCAAAGGGTGTTGGAAGAGATTGTTAAAGACCATAGTGGCATTAAAGAAACGTATTTACTAGAACAAAAGATTATAGATCTTTATGGTGAAATTGAGTTGTATAAAAGAGATAAAGATGAACTTGAAATGCAAATGGAGCAAATAGCACTAGATTATGAAATCTTGAAGCAAGAAAACCATGACATATCTTATAAACTTGAAAGAAGTCAACTTGAAGAACAACTCAAGATTCAATACGAGTATACGCCTTACTCAAATGCAAACGAACTCGAATCAAAAATTGAAAGCTTGGAAAATGAACtcaaatcaaaatcaaaagaaTTATCAAACTCAAATCTTGTGATCAAAGATCTTGAAACCCATGTCAAGAATCTTGAGGAAGAGTTAGTGAATCAAGAAAAAAGGTTTGAGGGCAATCTTGAAGAATTTACACGTGGGAAAATTGAAAATCAGAAAAGGGCGATTCGGGCAGAGGAAAATTTGAGAAAAATGAGGTTGCAAAACGTTAATTTGGCTTCAAGACTTCAAGAGGAACTTAGAAGGCTGTCACAAAAAATGGGTTCTGCATTTGAAGTAAATGAGAAAGCAGCCATGAAAGCTATTGAGGAAGCTGATAAATTACGTGTAGAGAAACGAGCTCTTGAAGATATGTTTGTGAAAGTGAAAATAGATTTATGGAATTTTTGTGattgttttgaagaaaatgttaTTGGTTTTTTGGATTACATGAGTCTAAAGTTGAAACAGTTGGAGAAGATGAAGGACCAGATTGAAAATATGAATGGGATTTTGAGGGTAAATGGAAAGATGCAGAATCTTGAAGGTGAAAGATTGAATGGGAACTTGTTTCTACTTAAGAAGAAAGATCTTCAACTTGAAATTAAagagtttgaaaaaaaattggATAGTCTTGTGCATAAAACTGAGAAATCGCAGGTATTTTACCTTGAATTTTGTTCACAATGAAAAgtaaaatatgatgatttgaaaagTCAACCCCTCCATCTTGAACTTGTTAATATTTTTTGATaggaatgatttgaaaagttttaacCTTTTTGTCTTTTGTTGTTGCATGTAGTGACAATGCCATTAAACATCAAGAAAGTTTTGACAAATTATTGAAGAAAATGGTGTCTTTAAAGAGTTTAAAGTACAGAAACAGGTTGCAGTTGGAAGAAGATCATCACATGTAAATAATTTTAAGGTTTTAGGTGTCTGTACATAACAGTCTTACTATGATAATATTATGTGAATGATCTTTATGATTTTGTTTAGTTTTTCATTGagttttttatatataaagtttTGTAAATATTCTGTTTTATTGGAATGATACTAGTTTATGTTTCATGTTATCTCTTGCAAAATCTTGGATTCTTGACTTGAGCAGATCTTGATCCAGATCTGGCTCCTGCATTAGGGTGTTGTACTCTTTGCATGATGGACGTTTTAGGATGCAATAATGAGTTGTACATTAAGATTTAAGCAGGCATGCGAAATGCATCAATGAATGAATTAAGAAATCGAAATGTCAGACAAGTAATCACAAGTTGATCttgtgtttgttgtttttttaaaccaaacataacataaaattattttgtttattgagatctgaaagatatgatttttttggATTTGAAGGATTTTTAAAGATGCTAATATCAAATTCATAACATCGTTCTTAATTAATTACATTAAAAGAATATGCGAATGAGATTATTGGGACCCACAAGGCCACAACCAAGAAAATACGTAAACTTTAACAGCTTATTTAATAACATGAAGCTCTTGTTGGGTTTCTCAGGTTACATTTTGGCCCGTTTAATCTTTCcaaatttcaaaagtttacaATTTCTAGTTTTCTACCATAACTTTTAATTTCACTTCACATCAGGATCATCCAAACATATAAGAGACTCGAGCAAAAGGAAAAAAGAAGCCCCTTAAAGAAAAATTTACTAGAACATATAAGATTGATTGCCCATAAATAAATGTTAATTCTTGAAAACATAAGCCACACATAAAGACCGTCAAATGTAAAGCAAATGACTTACCCAAATGGTCAGTGACTAAAATGTAATATAAGGTAGGAAAGTATTGCACATGTGACCTTTTCTAATGGAGTCAGAGCCATCTTAATTGAAATCGATTCAGAAAATACTAGAGTTCAATTCGGTTCAAGTCGAGCTTGAGCTTGAGCTAGTCGAGTATATTATTGAGCTGAGCTCAAGTATTGATATACTCCACTTGTAAAGTCCATGAGCTTATTCAAGCTTATTTATATTTACACTTATACCCTATATTTTATTCATACTTATATAATTGAGCTCAGTAGATTTGAACTCGCAACCTTAATTGTATTTCTATTGCAATCCAATATAGATTTatctttttaataattaattcagCAAGCTCAAAAGTATCGATTACTTTATCAAACTAGAATCGTGGTTGAAAATAAAGCATGTTCAATCGAGAGCTCGAATTGTGCTTGAAAATAAAGCGTGTTCGATCGAGAGctcgattttttttttattggAGTCATGTTTTGTGGTCGGCACTACTCGTATTTTGTGGTTGACATTACTCGACTCGATTACAACCCTGCCTGGATGGTTGCCGAACTTGTCATACCCATTTGGGACAGACCTACTTTTTTTGAGTTACTCCTAACTATCACCACCAATGTCTCAAGCGAGATTTGAACCTATGACCTTTCAAATAAGAAAGTTGCTCCTTACAGTTAGACCAAAAACCCTTTGATGGACGGGCCTACTTGACATGTTGTATATACTGTATGAGAAAAATCTTGAATAGAATAATCATAAACAAACATATTTTATAGATATCTTAGATAATCATGTCAATAATAAAACAAATGATAGCCAAGAGATATTAAAGCAGAAGGTTTTTTAAGAGTTCATAAGATATAATTTACCTAAAAAGTGCTTTTTATAATAGTTTTTTTTGGGAAAACAATACCAACCACTTAAAAGTTTATGATCGTTTTTTTTGAGTTTGAAGttttataaattaacaaatttttattaaataatatttcgtttatcactaattatatatttaattcatttacccttaattatatatttaatctCAATAATATTTCATTTatcctagttatatatatatatatatatatatatatatatatatatatatatatatatatatatatatatatatatatatatatatttaattcaaaattttgaaatatatatacaataGACGGTTTGTTaaaaactttagtgtttatattcCATTAGGTATAAATTTTCCAGAGTTATTAAATTTGGTCAAACAAAAGACAAATTTAGAAAACAATTTTAGTATCAGTTCGTCTTTCCATCACCATATTATGAAATATATTATAAAGACAGTTGATGAAAATGATGTGAATCATTTAAAAAAGATTATCCATTAACTTTCAACTCATGTACACCTATATTTGGTGGATAATGATCTAGTCAAAGAGGAATAGAAATACAATGTCGAAAGTTGATCTATTATTGGCGGGAACTGATCTAGCAGCGAAAAAAGGCTCCGATAACAGGATAGAGAACTTTTTTTGTTGACAACCGATCTAGCAAAAGAGGTACCAACAATCAAGTAGGTATATATCTCTCTCTAAATGATCCTCGCAATCTTGGTGGATATGTTGCATATCGAACAACGATATAACAATAGTTCAATCCACAAATTCAGTAGTACCATATCAAATGCCGGTAATTACATATAAATTACCAATAGTTCCATATCAAACGCTTGTAGTTACATATCAAACACTAGTCGAACCAAAAATTCAGTATGCCGATCCAGTAAAATATCAATACTTAGGTGATTATAATATTGGCATTGTTAAAAATGATGTTGATGTTGGTACATGTAACAATGATGTTGATAATGTTACATGTAACAATGATGATAATGATAGTACATTCAACAATGTTGTTGATGTTGGTACATGTCACAATGAAGGTAGTATTGATGATAATATAGAAATTGAGGAGCCAACTGATGATTTGTTAGGTATATCAGACAAagaagcaaatgattctaaaatTGAATGACACTAGGACTGAAAATAGGTTTTAGGGAGCATGTTTTGATGAAATTTTTTATTGGTTTATTTCGACTGTAAAACTAGACAATTATACCATGTTTCAGATTGGTAAAACTTGTGGACCAACATGCATGTCACCGATGAAACCAAACCAtcatcaaaaagaaaaaaaatattggtTAAATTTAGTTACGAGGTGTTGGGTATTGATCATGACAAAGACTAGTGTGGAACCATTGTGTAACTCCCTGTTCCGAATCGTTTCCTAATGCAGGGCAGTGACTTGAAGATTAGGTATCATAAGGATTAGGGCCTTTGGAAAAGAGAGATTTAGACCCATTTATGTGTAGGTAATGTAATTTAGATGATCCAGGAGTTCACTTTGTGTTTTGAAGCCAAGGGGTATATCGGTAAAGTGTTAGTTCGGGCTTTTgtggaaattggatttttgttCGGGAAGTTTTATGGAAAGGATGAGTtaatagaagtgtagagcttctcatcacctttccgtggatataaggatcttcGGAAACatacttagaacgaagaagttatggccttcaaaaGTTTAGTGGTTTTAGGGTGAAACCGAGTATACGGGGCATGCACAAGTGTATGCAAGCCGTACTAGAGCTAAGTCTAGTATATAAGGCATACTTtggtgtacgctgggcatactaatAAGATGGGTCGCGAAGGCTtaagggagtacgctgggcgtaccagaagtacgcagcgcgtactccagtcagacctaaaccctaatttagggtcttagagcctatttaagctccttaactcaccaccaaaccctatttgtcacacccccaaaccagaacggcggaaacgttcaggggtggcggacgtcatgtgtagtatcacaacaattgtatcatagcaagcatagtaaacacaaccagacattgaatacatatataaAAAGGTTTACGttgtttaatacatagttttTATTCCGAGTAAAAGTAAATAGACAGACACGACTCTAACTCCTGCTCTTCTCCGAACTcctggaagtacctgtctactaattccctgagaatacaagcagttttgaaaatatatcagcataaagctggtgagttcataagaggtagtttgtaatgaaaacttgttgatgagctagtgtaacgacgtaaattttcaaaacaatttttcatttttcaacaaccaaatttatATTTAAACATTCTCAAAACATATATTCCACAGTAGttatcaaaataataaatatcccaagatcacaaataaaATCTCCTGactgtgtgtacagatcatgtcggcgcctttccacagtcctcgctagtacctgaaacacatagcacaacaactgtaagcataaatgcttagtgagttcccccaaaataccacttatacacatacgcctttccaggccataatctacacgaccttccggtccatgtatctcaggggacttccgtcccaatcccagtaaaccttccggtcctactcatATCGACGTTCCGGTCcatgactccctgaccttccggtccacgtcataatgccttccggcccatatcatacatagcatacatatcacatacataacgcatacagaaCATGCAACGCATAGCATAAAATACAtgcatctcatagcatacaaggcCTTATGGTCACACATAGGCACctttccgggtatagtatagtgagaagactcacctggggtaactcggtaactcggaaatctCGGACTCTGTGACAtaggatctagcctccgcctaatcataacaAACACTTCTTATTAATACATTTCCCCAAGTCTAGACTCTTTCCTTTCCTATCATTCTCAGAAGGGTAAAtgtccattttacccctctcatggctcaaataccctaaagttgactaaaccctaaaagttaacaaAAGTCAACCGTCCGGGTTACGCtacgcgtaccaaacatgtacgttgggcgtacccggtgccttcacagaatcggggtacacgaccccttacgctgcgcgtactgggattacgcccaacgtaagtcccagTTCAGCTAACTtatggattttggtcttaaacggttaagacatgaactcatattccagatctgacttctctagggttacttactccataaagttgaaacctttaaacctttgcatggctgtaaaggtcacccaTCACCTAAAACACCTTTCCTCTACCCATGTTAAgtccataactcatgcatgactcaaTATCCACGACCAAggttggatttttatgaacccccATCACATAATACACTGGGAAAGggcagatctaagcttatggagaccctttgcacaaaaagtctccacctttgaacCAAGAACCCTAAAAATGGGTCCATAGAGCAAAACTCATGAAAtgcaaggaaagctttgagctttttacctcaaaaaggaGCTCCAACCTCTATAGAACTTGGGTCTACTCTTGCTCtccaacttctagctccaacaatggcttcctcttctccttcttcaccttaaAAAGGCACCTTCAAgcttaagaacacacacacaaactcaaAACGGGTTTtctgctctcttagggttcactCACTGAGGTATGGTGGCTGGGGTAAAAGACTTaacgttccttttatagtgcacaagccaatatttagggtttgcatctgggcacattacgcccagcgtacccaggcgagtccgcgtccaaaataagtgcgcgagtacgcgcggcgtacgccttattacgcccagcgtactcataagTCCAATATTTaacttaagggacttatcttGACAACTTGTAGAAATAGAAGGGTTATAACGCTTACCTGAGTTTCGGGATGTTATAGCTAGCagaaatgtttgtattgttttaagaaaatccgatattttctttaatgaaaatGTAGTGTTATCAGTTCTATAGTAAACCATGAATATctgtatgtttccaagaaaatacgatattttctttagtgaaaatcTAGCTTTATCGATTCCGTATAAAACCATGAATGTTCATTACTGAAAACTGTAGTGATGTGCGAAAATACTACCTCATGTGACTAGCTAAagctaatcatgaagtataagtattttatatgtgaatccattgcataattggttctgtttgaaaaccctggctttgGCTAGTATACGTAGTGCGTTTTAGTtctatttagtataaataaaaccgTTGAAGAGTGTCAGATTGTAAACTAaaggtgatttatacataatgtgagttgtataaccatacttgatatgactagaGACCTTTCCAATGTTTTTCAGGCGTcgagttaaatgacatttgtcaccctgggCATGCCtgcccaactgtagctagcagttcgggtgtgggattgttagtcccaaatagatctattcacaaatctcacgctctccttctaggagactttggttatactatgataggatttatccctgtacacctaagggtacagtagtgaagtagcgcctcacaatatcgtacaatctagtttacatgtagtgtagTAGTGTTCTACCGTAGTGAAAATCCGAATGTATACTTTTCGTAGAGATAATTACAGTTATGCAAAACGTGATAGAGTAGTGGTGCAAACTGTAAACTATTCATGTTCTTAGTGCATACGTTTAGTAGTGAAAGTTTCTTTACTTGTTATGTTTagaaaaatcccaaactataccgattatagtttgcatgaataacgtagtgaatagcgaatccgGAAAACTATGAAATTTTAGTGAAAAACAACCCTTATGTTCAACAcagtacaaaagggttaaagtatgagaatttcatgagttttgaaaaacatttatgtttagcttgtattcccccctgaaaacattaaaaatagagaaaaatgtaggggtatgaactcacctcgggtgatTTGAATGAAGGATCGACACGAAATGTTGGATGTTCAAATGAAGCCTTGAACACGCtttgatcctaattaacatgtaatgacacataaaggagtcaaatgaTGGTATTTCACCACTAGATGTGATGAAGAACCATTCTAAGAACTTGGGACTACTTGCACTAAGTGTTAGGACCTCAAAGGATTGCTTGAGTGAGGTGTATGGCCACTTTAAAggtgttttcaaggtccatacttgcatTCCATGAAGTGTCCTAGGCTCATACTTGGTTATAGTACAAGTTTAGGGTCTTAGAAATTGGTTTGTGGTcctatggtgtgtgtgtgtgtgtatggtcgCACAAATGAGTGTGCTGCCGCATACataagtgtgtggccgcacacaggAGTGTGTTGCCGCACACACGAGTGTGTGGTCGCACTCCTTCAACAAGATGAAGAACATGACGGGACTTTCATGATTCAAGGCCTAGATCAAGAGGTTCTTCAAGTATAACAAGCTAAGGGATGGATTACTCACGTTTTTGAAGCCTTGGGAGGGTTTGCGGTTGAAGAGTCTTGAGAGAAAAGGTGTTGTGTGCTGCCAGGATgttaaaggaatgaaaggaaaggggtctaccctttatatagggtgggTGTGCTGCCTAGAAAGGAGTGTGCTTCCAggaggtgtgtgtgcggccgcacacccatgtgtatGGCCGTACTCTccctctaagggtgtgtatggccctgTTTTGATAGTATTCGACTTGCTGACTCATTCCTAAACTCACCCTTGGTCATACACAAGCTTAAAATAGCTTAAACGAACCCTCAACAGTGCCAGAAGTCAACGAAACATGTTTAACTTTGATTGAGATGGCTAAGTGTGTGAGACAGAAGTTTTAGGTTGTCACActattatcttcagcctccatccctttaAACCCTagaatcgaaaccctagcctcctttggTGTGTTTTTTGAGCTTTTGGTGgtatttcatgcattttggtgATCTTTGAAGAAGAATGAGCTTCTTAGAGAAGTGTGGGATTgcttggagcttttggatccaaCCTTTGTGCACCTTGATTTATCTTCTGGAGGTATTAAGTTTCTATCTTGATGACTTTAGGTGTTAGATCCAGTTTTTAGGTTCATTTTGGTCTTTAGAGTCATCCTTATGAGT of the Lactuca sativa cultivar Salinas chromosome 6, Lsat_Salinas_v11, whole genome shotgun sequence genome contains:
- the LOC111901145 gene encoding uncharacterized protein LOC111901145, encoding MFKSARWKSEKNKIKGVFKLQFHATQLTQLEGDSLMISVVPTDVGKATSRLEKSKVQDGNCYWEKPLYETVKFSHDQKTGKIHEKIYYFIVAKDSSRFGGVGEVSIDFASYVEATKLFSLSLPLKSANFAAILHVSVQRVQGSFDREIDRSESAKNHDQSLMRHFSNGSFEGNIRSNPTEDQMVSNESDINFSRSSSNSTLNTPQKKEPKKIKQTRESSIKEDKSLQWDWLNGSNPKLSTDDSSTSTLGETSEESSSDVIIQKLKAEVVALTRQNDVSELELQTLRKQIMKEIKKGNELSREVAQLKEERNVYQNRTEEVKVKVKDDPWALLDELQKELNHEKELTSNLQLQLEKKQESSTDMVLPLEKSKSKSKSETDDEDDDEEQRVLEEIVKDHSGIKETYLLEQKIIDLYGEIELYKRDKDELEMQMEQIALDYEILKQENHDISYKLERSQLEEQLKIQYEYTPYSNANELESKIESLENELKSKSKELSNSNLVIKDLETHVKNLEEELVNQEKRFEGNLEEFTRGKIENQKRAIRAEENLRKMRLQNVNLASRLQEELRRLSQKMGSAFEVNEKAAMKAIEEADKLRVEKRALEDMFVKVKIDLWNFCDCFEENVIGFLDYMSLKLKQLEKMKDQIENMNGILRVNGKMQNLEGERLNGNLFLLKKKDLQLEIKEFEKKLDSLVHKTEKSQ